A window from Micromonospora profundi encodes these proteins:
- a CDS encoding nitroreductase family deazaflavin-dependent oxidoreductase translates to MTAQDQHETIEDSPVGWVASHIRRYVETDGADGGTFHGVPSLLLTTRGRRSGKLRRTALMYGRDGDDHVLVASNGGSARHPAWYLNLSADPRVDIQVGAERFAARARTATAEERVRLWPVMTEVFPTYARYEKETDREIPVVIIERTSTEQSTID, encoded by the coding sequence GTGACCGCGCAGGACCAGCACGAGACGATCGAGGACAGCCCGGTCGGCTGGGTCGCCAGCCACATCCGGCGCTACGTCGAGACCGACGGCGCCGACGGGGGCACCTTCCACGGCGTACCCTCGCTGCTGCTCACCACCCGCGGACGCCGGTCGGGCAAGCTGCGCCGCACCGCGTTGATGTACGGCCGCGACGGCGACGACCACGTGCTGGTCGCGTCCAACGGGGGTTCGGCCAGGCACCCCGCCTGGTATTTGAACCTCAGCGCGGATCCGAGAGTGGACATCCAGGTGGGTGCCGAACGGTTCGCCGCTCGGGCGCGTACGGCGACCGCCGAGGAGCGGGTCCGGTTGTGGCCGGTGATGACGGAGGTCTTCCCGACGTACGCCCGCTACGAGAAGGAGACCGACCGCGAGATCCCGGTCGTCATCATCGAGCGCACGTCCACTGAACAATCCACTATCGATTGA